The region ATGTTTAGACCAATAACTTTATGGCCAAGTCCAGAAAATAAAATAAAAGAGCTATGTGATAAAATTGATAAAACATTAGTTATTGAGCTTAATATGGGACAATATATTGATGAGATAGAAAGAGCTAGTGGAAGAAGAGATTTTGAGAAACTATTTAAAGCGAACGGTAGACCTATAGCTCCATTAGAAATCATTGAAAAAGTGAAAGGAATGTAAGATGGCATTTAATTATGATGAATATTTAAGAACAAATAAAATGCCAACACTATGGTGTTGGGGATGTGGTGATGGAGTTATCTTAAAAGCATTAATTAGAGCAATTGATAAATTAGGATGGAACATGGATGATGTTTGTGTTGTATCTGGAATTGGTTGTTCTGGAAGATTTTCATCTTACATTAACTGTAACACTATTCATACAACTCATGGTAGAGCTGTTGCATATGCTACGGGTGTAAAGTTAGCAAATCCTGATAAACATGTTATTTGTGTAACAGGAGATGGGGATGGATTAGCAATTGGTGGAAATCATACAATTCATGGTTGTAGAAGAAATATTGATATTAATCATATTGTTATTGATAATTTTATTTATGGATTAACAAACTCACAAACTTCACCTACAACTCCTCAAGGGATGTGGACCGTTACTATGAAAAGAGGAAATATTGATCCAACATTTGATGCATGTAATTTGGCAATTGGAGCTGG is a window of Halarcobacter sp. DNA encoding:
- a CDS encoding 2-oxoglutarate ferredoxin oxidoreductase subunit beta, whose protein sequence is MAFNYDEYLRTNKMPTLWCWGCGDGVILKALIRAIDKLGWNMDDVCVVSGIGCSGRFSSYINCNTIHTTHGRAVAYATGVKLANPDKHVICVTGDGDGLAIGGNHTIHGCRRNIDINHIVIDNFIYGLTNSQTSPTTPQGMWTVTMKRGNIDPTFDACNLAIGAGASFVARETMLDPKKLERVFVKGLEHNGYSFFDIFSNCHVNLGRKNKMNSAMANLEWIDSISMAKTKFDKLDDAEKNGIFPTGILKQNTEAKEYTDMYAKVKEAHQNKTAVEL